A single Thermincola ferriacetica DNA region contains:
- a CDS encoding ATP-grasp domain-containing protein, producing the protein MGKKVLVLGGGLLQIPLILKAREQGYQVYLSDYYPDPPGKKYSHTARQISTFSVEDNYRYALEENIDYIMTIGTDQPVYTAAAVSERLGLPFPITEEQGKSVTNKLYMKAKMAEHGIPTPSFKVFARFSEFSPDGLRYPLVMKPVDSQGQRGIFVLEGREDRAELKEKFALARQFSLTKTVIVEEFYPGDEITVNCWVKDGQAFNLLITDRLHFDDSIALGVCKQQRYPSRRARGRQKEIDGIVQNLVNAFGIKDGPLYIQMVVGTEGSKIIEFGYRIGGGFESETIPQVTGVDILDLYFTLVTEGKNLFEPGQVREKARLGSIFFMFAQPGVVEKISVPQDFAGYHGRIFVKEGKQIAKIENATSRVGCFDFYTDNPEEYYRFIKRFDAELAFYDKNNRDLLIHNIWE; encoded by the coding sequence TTGGGCAAAAAAGTTCTGGTACTGGGTGGAGGGTTGTTGCAAATTCCCCTGATCCTGAAAGCCAGGGAGCAAGGGTATCAGGTATATCTTTCTGACTATTACCCTGACCCGCCCGGGAAAAAATACAGCCATACCGCCAGGCAAATAAGTACTTTTTCCGTTGAGGACAACTATAGGTATGCCCTGGAAGAAAACATTGACTACATTATGACCATCGGCACAGACCAACCGGTATATACTGCGGCGGCTGTTTCGGAACGACTTGGGTTACCTTTTCCCATCACGGAAGAACAGGGGAAAAGCGTAACCAATAAACTTTATATGAAAGCAAAAATGGCTGAACACGGGATTCCCACACCAAGTTTTAAAGTGTTTGCAAGGTTTTCCGAATTTTCGCCGGACGGTTTGCGATACCCGCTGGTGATGAAACCTGTAGACAGTCAGGGCCAGCGGGGGATATTTGTTCTCGAAGGAAGAGAAGACCGGGCAGAGCTAAAAGAGAAGTTCGCTCTTGCCCGGCAGTTCAGCCTGACCAAAACGGTGATTGTGGAGGAGTTTTATCCCGGTGATGAGATTACGGTAAATTGCTGGGTTAAAGATGGACAGGCTTTTAATTTGTTAATTACCGACCGGCTGCATTTTGACGACAGCATTGCTTTGGGTGTCTGTAAGCAACAGCGTTATCCATCCAGAAGAGCCCGTGGACGGCAAAAAGAAATTGACGGCATTGTGCAGAACCTGGTTAATGCTTTTGGAATTAAAGACGGGCCTTTATATATTCAAATGGTAGTTGGCACTGAGGGAAGTAAAATAATTGAATTTGGTTACCGGATAGGAGGTGGGTTTGAATCGGAAACTATTCCCCAGGTAACAGGAGTTGATATTCTTGATTTATATTTCACCCTGGTCACCGAGGGGAAAAATTTATTCGAACCAGGGCAGGTCAGGGAGAAAGCCAGGTTAGGTTCAATTTTCTTTATGTTTGCACAGCCCGGGGTGGTTGAGAAGATTTCAGTTCCACAGGATTTTGCCGGCTATCATGGCCGGATATTTGTAAAAGAGGGAAAACAAATCGCCAAAATAGAAAACGCTACTTCCAGGGTGGGCTGTTTTGATTTTTATACCGATAACCCGGAGGAGTATTACCGGTTCATAAAAAGGTTTGATGCGGAGTTAGCCTTTTATGATAAAAATAACAGAGACCTTCT
- a CDS encoding glycosyltransferase family 2 protein: protein MEVTYSVVIPVYNAKKTLPELLQLLGTFFEDKLRKSYEIILVDDYSLDNSWAKILELAARDSRIKAVKLAGNFGQHNAIVCGLHYCRGEYVITMDDDLQHNPDDILKLINKMEETRADAVIAKLTEKKHGWLKRLASDLNRKLAEIAINKPKGLYLSSFRLIKRQVVDGMLEIDFPYPYIPALIFRVTANVVNADVEHRPRKYGASNYSAYKMFKLAGQLTINNRLIMKLIRKDKPAYIVEKVINL, encoded by the coding sequence ATGGAAGTCACATACTCTGTGGTCATTCCTGTATACAACGCAAAAAAAACTTTGCCGGAATTGCTGCAGTTGTTGGGAACATTTTTCGAGGATAAATTGAGGAAGTCTTATGAAATCATCCTTGTAGATGATTACAGCCTCGATAATTCGTGGGCTAAAATTTTGGAATTGGCGGCCCGGGACTCCCGGATAAAAGCGGTTAAACTTGCCGGGAACTTCGGACAGCATAATGCTATTGTATGCGGTCTGCATTACTGTCGCGGGGAGTATGTCATTACCATGGATGACGACCTTCAACACAATCCCGACGATATTTTAAAACTTATTAATAAAATGGAGGAAACCAGAGCAGATGCAGTTATAGCAAAGCTGACGGAGAAAAAGCATGGTTGGTTGAAACGTCTGGCCAGCGACTTAAACAGGAAATTAGCGGAAATTGCCATAAACAAGCCAAAAGGACTTTACCTGTCTTCTTTCCGTTTAATTAAGAGGCAGGTTGTTGACGGGATGCTGGAAATAGATTTTCCATACCCCTATATACCGGCGCTTATATTTCGGGTAACTGCCAATGTGGTCAACGCCGATGTGGAACACCGGCCGCGAAAATACGGAGCCAGCAATTATTCCGCGTATAAGATGTTTAAACTTGCCGGACAATTGACCATTAACAACCGGTTGATTATGAAACTGATAAGAAAGGATAAACCGGCCTATATAGTGGAAAAAGTGATAAACTTGTAA